Proteins encoded together in one Benincasa hispida cultivar B227 chromosome 1, ASM972705v1, whole genome shotgun sequence window:
- the LOC120074102 gene encoding uncharacterized protein LOC120074102 has translation MSRSIGRKVPGFSLLPNANKLGFVPFSSSSSSSFGGHGRGRGRGDIPSHTGSSDFTSPVPGQEDSNASKQDSLHSRPTPGLGHGRGKPSSSSSNLPSFPSFSPSVKPSSAGRGRVDASPSIRFPPEPVSELKKPVFFSKDNAGDSAASTRLGTPHKGVGERILPDTLLSGFTGVGRGKPMKQQVPEAQPKLENRHVRPRQEGGGRGAGEPGRSRGGGQGMSRDEPGRNTGRMVSRGGPDGEYGGGRGRSGFQSRGRGRGTYRGRGRGEFRTGDRGGRGRVQDTEDGYAAGLYLGDNADGEKLAKRIGPEHMNQLVEGFEEMSGRVLPSPLEEEYLDAMHTNYMIECEPEYLMGDFESNPDIDENPPIPLRDALEKMKPFLMAYENIQSHEEWEEIMEETMQRVPLLKEIVDYYSGPDRVTAKQQQGELERVAKTLPQTAPNSVKQFTNRAVLSLQSNPGWGFDKKCQFMDKLVREFSQKYK, from the exons ATGAGTAGATCAATCGGAAGAAAGGTTCCAGGATTTTCACTTCTACCCAATGCCAACAAACTAGGCTTTGttccattttcttcttcttcttcctcttcttttggtGGTCATGGTCGTGGCCGAGGTCGAGGTGACATTCCCTCCCATACCGGATCCTCTGATTTCACTTCTCCAGTCCCCGGTCAAGAAGATTCAAATGCATCTAAACAAGATTCTCTACATTCTCGTCCTACTCCTGGCCTTGGACATGGCCGTGGTAAACCCAGTTCTTCCTCTTCAAATCTTCCATCTTTCCCTTCCTTTTCGCCCTCTGTTAAGCCCTCGTCTGCTGGTCGAGGTAGAGTTGATGCTTCGCCATCGATTCGGTTCCCTCCCGAGCCAGTTTCGGAGCTTAAGAAACCTGTGTTTTTCTCGAAGGATAATGCGGGCGACTCGGCTGCAAGTACTCGGCTTGGCACGCCACACAAGGGTGTGGGAGAGAGAATCTTGCCTGATACTTTGCTTTCGGGATTTACTGGTGTTGGACGAGGAAAACCCATGAAGCAACAAGTCCCGGAAGCTCAACCAAAGCTGGAGAATCGTCATGTCAGACCTAGACAAGAGGGGGGTGGCCGTGGAGCTGGTGAGCCTGGAAGGAGTCGTGGCGGCGGCCAAGGGATGAGCCGTGATGAACCTGGGAGGAACACCGGTAGGATGGTTTCAAGAGGCGGGCCTGATGGTGAATATGGTGGTGGTCGAGGGAGAAGCGGGTTCCAGAGCAGAGGAAGAGGCAGAGGAACGTATAGAGGGAGAGGAAGGGGGGAATTTAGAACTGGGGATAGAGGGGGGAGAGGAAGAGTTCAAGATACGGAGGATGGATATGCTGCAGGACTTTATTTAGGGGACAATGCAGACGGTGAGAAACTGGCAAAGAGGATTGGGCCTGAACATATGAACCAACTGGTTGAAGGGTTTGAAGAGATGAGTGGTAGAGTGCTGCCTTCGCCATTGGAGGAGGAGTATTTGGATGCGATGCATACCAATTATATG ATAGAGTGTGAGCCGGAGTACTTGATGGGGGATTTTGAAAGTAACCCTGATATTGATGAGAATCCACCAATTCCTCTTCGGGATGCACTTGAGAAGATGAAACCATTTTTAATGGCGTATGAAAACATCCAAAGCCATGAAGAGTGGGAG GAAATCATGGAAGAAACCATGCAGAGAGTCCCATTGCTGAAGGAGATAGTTGACTATTACAGTGGACCGGATAGAGTAACTGCAAAGCAACAACAAGGGGAGCTGGAAAGAGTTGCAAAAACACTTCCACAAACTGCACCTAATTCCGTAAAGCAATTCACCAATCGTGCAGTTCTTTCTTTGCAG AGCAACCCAGGGTGGGGATTTGACAAGAAATGCCAGTTCATGGACAAGCTTGTTAGGGAGTTCTCCCAGAAATACAAGTAG